The sequence below is a genomic window from Oscillatoria salina IIICB1.
AGAACCCTTAGAAAAAGGAAATTTTGGCATTTTTGAACCTCATCCAAATTCACCCAGCTTACAGCCCAATTTAGTCGATTTAATTTTAGTTCCCGCGATCGCCTGCGACTATCGAGGATATCGTCTCGGTTACGGTGGAGGTTTCTACGACCGAATGTTAGCTTCCCCAAAATGGCAAACCAAGCCTACCATAGGTATTATCTACGACTTCGCCTTTCTGCCCCAACTACCCAGCGATCCTTGGGATAAACCACTAGATGCAGTTTGTACCGAAACAGGTGTAAAAATAGTGACTGGGGACTAGGTATTGGTAACTGGGAATTGGGGGATAAACTGATAACTGGAAAATGCGGATACGTGACAACTGACTATGCAAGTTAAAAGCCAAAATCAAACCCAAAAAACTATTATCCTTTATTTGGTGCTAGGCGCGATCGCCTTTTTCATGCTTTTCCCCCTTCTCTGGTTGATTGGTACTTCCCTCAAATCCCCCACAGAAAACATTTTCGCATTTCCACCCCAACTAATTCCCACCCAACCAACCTTAGAAAACTTTAAAATCGTTTGGCAAACTTATCCTTTCGGACGCTATCTTTTCAATAGTATTTTCGTCGCCATTCTCACCGTAACCTTCAACTTACTATTTTGCTCATTAGCCGCTTATCCTCTAGCTAGACTGAAATTTCGCGGACGAGAAATAACCTTCGCCTTAATCGTTTCCACAATCATGATTCCCTTCCAAATCGTCATGATTCCCCTATATATCATCACCGTCCAACTAGGTTTAAGAAACACCTACTTAGGCGTAATATTTCCTAGTTTAGCCTCAGCATTTGGCATCTTTCTCTTACGACAAGCATTCCAAGGAGTCCCCAAAGAATTAGAAGAAGCCGCCCGCATCGATGGCTGTAGCGAATTAGGCTTATGGTGGCACGTGATGATCCCTGCAATTCGTCCCGCATTAGTAACCTTAGCAATCTTCGTATTTATTGGTTCTTGGAGTGACTTTCTTTGGCCACTTATTGTCCTCGATCGCCCAGAATATTACACTTTACCATTAGGCGTAGCTACACTAACTGGAACATTTTCCCTCGACTGGCGTTTAATTGCCGCAGGTTCAGTCATTTCTATTGCCCCAGTTTTGCTCTTATTTATCTTCGTGCAAAGATATATTATTCCTACTGATACGGGAAGCGGTGTAAAAGGGTGAATACCAATAGCGATGAATGTCAACTCTTGAAATAACAGATGCTACGATCGAAAGGCACTCGCTCATCTTCACCTAGCTATGACTACTCTGGTTAAACCTTCTGCTTTTATTCCCCAAGGATTACGAGTTCAGCAAATAAATCATCTAACCCTATTCAAATTTACCGATGAATTGAGCGCACGAATGCAAACGTTGCTGGACTTGAAAAAAGCGGACAGTCTCACAGCAGAAGAACTTCTCGAACTAGAAGCTATCGGCGAACTCGACGATATTTTTAGCTACATTAATGCGGTCATGGCTGCCCAAGCGAATGGTCATTCCTAAATCACTCTACGTCACGGTTCGACAAAGGGCGCAATTTCGATGCGAATACTGTCATTATCCCGAACTTCTCAGTTCTGCTCCGCTTTCAGTCGATCATATCCAACCCAAATCTTTTGGCGGCAGTGATGATTTAGACAATCTTGCTCTCGCCTGCCGTCGTTGCAATGAAAGACGTTACAATTTTACCACAGGTATCGATCCAGAAACAGAGACAGAAGTCCCACTTTTCAACCCACGTTAGCAAAACTGGTTAGAGCATTTTATCTGGTCAGTAGATGCTGTGAAAATCATTGGCAAAACACCATTTGGACGTGCTACCTGTAACCGTTTAGATTTGAATGATGAACGCCGTAAAGAACCATTCATTCAGAATGCGCGACGGCAATGGATAGCTGCTCAACTTCATCCACCCAATGACGACCCGCGACAATAAAACCTTTGGGTCAGCAGACGCAATGCTGATTA
It includes:
- a CDS encoding 5-formyltetrahydrofolate cyclo-ligase encodes the protein MKLQQNKSQLRRQLLKQRLSISAQECQEKSAKLCTHLQSSPIFKQAKTILAYFSFRCEPDLNFLFTNTEKKWGFPRCVDKSLFWHRWQPGEPLEKGNFGIFEPHPNSPSLQPNLVDLILVPAIACDYRGYRLGYGGGFYDRMLASPKWQTKPTIGIIYDFAFLPQLPSDPWDKPLDAVCTETGVKIVTGD
- a CDS encoding carbohydrate ABC transporter permease, with amino-acid sequence MQVKSQNQTQKTIILYLVLGAIAFFMLFPLLWLIGTSLKSPTENIFAFPPQLIPTQPTLENFKIVWQTYPFGRYLFNSIFVAILTVTFNLLFCSLAAYPLARLKFRGREITFALIVSTIMIPFQIVMIPLYIITVQLGLRNTYLGVIFPSLASAFGIFLLRQAFQGVPKELEEAARIDGCSELGLWWHVMIPAIRPALVTLAIFVFIGSWSDFLWPLIVLDRPEYYTLPLGVATLTGTFSLDWRLIAAGSVISIAPVLLLFIFVQRYIIPTDTGSGVKG
- a CDS encoding HNH endonuclease produces the protein MVIPKSLYVTVRQRAQFRCEYCHYPELLSSAPLSVDHIQPKSFGGSDDLDNLALACRRCNERRYNFTTGIDPETETEVPLFNPR